In Streptomyces puniciscabiei, a single genomic region encodes these proteins:
- a CDS encoding glycosyltransferase family 87 protein codes for METKGAGRSLAWLLATWSVTRAVLLLFVFQVFVFPGPDVTSDVSVIYRGWYEVLRQGTFPLDDVTWQYPPAAALPVLSPAVLPFLSYAHAFFVLAFLADVAVLALLLYPGRRPGRSLRGAWVWVAGAPLLGPTVYARYDVMVTAVAVAALVAGARHPRVMGALSAFGALLKVWPALLLVGAVRRRAWWSAAVTASGLAALFSVSMPGAFAFLTFQRDRGTEVESLGALVFHVARHFGWQGQVLLNYGSIEFLGPYVGLVSTAALGLTGAAFGWLLLWRLRAARRAPHTLAEAAFTAVLLFTVTSRVISPQYLVWLIGLAAVCVSYRASRMGAPALMVVAASFVTVLEFPLGFLHVVLSDRYGVFLLLVRNGLLVAASLTAARRLWHSTVSPAPTAPLAPQPAEAHQTPVSP; via the coding sequence GTGGAGACGAAAGGCGCCGGGCGGTCCCTGGCATGGCTGCTCGCGACCTGGAGTGTCACCCGTGCGGTGCTGCTCCTGTTCGTCTTCCAGGTCTTCGTCTTCCCGGGCCCGGACGTCACCTCCGACGTGTCGGTGATCTACCGGGGCTGGTACGAGGTGCTGCGCCAGGGGACGTTTCCGCTGGACGACGTGACCTGGCAGTACCCCCCGGCCGCCGCGCTCCCGGTGCTCTCCCCCGCCGTCCTGCCCTTCCTGTCGTACGCGCACGCCTTCTTCGTGCTGGCGTTCCTCGCCGACGTGGCCGTCCTGGCGCTGCTGCTGTATCCGGGCCGGCGCCCGGGCCGCTCCCTGCGCGGGGCCTGGGTGTGGGTGGCGGGCGCGCCGCTGCTCGGTCCGACGGTGTACGCCCGCTACGACGTGATGGTGACCGCGGTGGCCGTGGCGGCGCTGGTGGCCGGAGCCCGGCATCCGCGGGTGATGGGCGCGCTGTCCGCGTTCGGCGCCCTGCTGAAGGTGTGGCCGGCGCTGCTGCTGGTCGGTGCCGTGCGGCGGCGGGCCTGGTGGTCGGCGGCGGTGACCGCGTCCGGTCTTGCGGCGCTGTTCTCGGTGTCCATGCCGGGCGCCTTCGCCTTCCTGACCTTCCAGCGGGACCGGGGCACCGAGGTGGAGTCGCTGGGCGCCCTGGTCTTCCATGTGGCCCGGCACTTCGGCTGGCAGGGCCAGGTGCTGCTGAACTACGGGTCGATCGAGTTCCTCGGCCCGTATGTGGGCCTGGTCAGCACGGCGGCTCTGGGGCTGACCGGGGCCGCGTTCGGCTGGCTGCTGCTGTGGCGGCTGCGCGCGGCACGCAGGGCGCCGCACACGCTCGCGGAGGCGGCCTTCACGGCGGTCCTGCTGTTCACGGTCACCAGCCGGGTGATCAGCCCGCAGTACCTGGTGTGGCTGATCGGCCTGGCCGCGGTCTGTGTGTCGTACCGGGCGAGCCGGATGGGCGCGCCCGCGCTGATGGTGGTGGCCGCGTCCTTCGTGACCGTCCTGGAGTTCCCGCTCGGCTTCCTGCACGTGGTGCTGAGCGACCGGTACGGCGTCTTCCTGCTGTTGGTGCGCAACGGCCTGCTGGTCGCGGCCTCGCTCACGGCGGCCCGCCGCCTGTGGCACTCGACCGTATCCCCGGCTCCCACCGCCCCGCTCGCCCCGCAACCGGCCGAAGCGCACCAGACCCCGGTCTCTCCCTGA
- a CDS encoding MATE family efflux transporter — protein MIAHRKQLIALAHPVYLSLLASVASGIINTVWVSRLGGAAVAAVAVATNTENVLLGVALVFASGTTVLVAHARGVRDPAAVRAAVRGGWALCALVTPVVAAGGLLLRGPLAALVLGGHDGAALGLATAYFAISLPGLAVFFAQQLVDGILKGTGDTRTPLRLALLVNGLILLCDPVLIHLYGVRGAAASTVLCRAVALAAGLRALRRAALPRTAARPTPAEPVHTALRRTFTTGLPMSADFTVRQSGALVLVAIVARLGVTAVAAYALAYKVMYVATMAFYAVRQAAAIHTAHTRGAGADAWRDIGRQAVLLSGALGLAASAVFAATAPWIMAAFGAGPEVARQGALFLRCVGPYLVLMACFIALGGVFEGSGGAPALLRVTLLGTVVQLSLAYALGNLGLPGICLALALAMTVQCAAVAVLLRRTGRHEKAGVSLVRAG, from the coding sequence GTGATCGCCCACCGCAAGCAGCTCATAGCCCTCGCCCACCCCGTCTACCTCTCCCTGCTCGCCTCGGTCGCCTCCGGGATCATCAACACCGTCTGGGTCTCCCGGCTCGGCGGTGCCGCCGTCGCCGCCGTGGCCGTCGCCACCAACACCGAGAACGTGCTGCTCGGCGTCGCGCTGGTCTTCGCCTCCGGTACGACCGTGCTGGTGGCGCACGCCCGAGGGGTCCGGGACCCGGCCGCCGTACGAGCCGCCGTGCGGGGCGGCTGGGCCCTGTGCGCCCTGGTGACGCCGGTGGTCGCGGCGGGCGGCCTGCTGCTGCGCGGCCCGCTGGCCGCACTGGTCCTCGGCGGCCACGACGGAGCGGCCCTCGGCCTGGCCACCGCCTACTTCGCGATCTCCCTGCCGGGCCTGGCCGTCTTCTTCGCCCAGCAGCTCGTCGACGGCATCCTCAAGGGCACCGGCGACACCCGCACGCCGCTGCGCCTCGCCCTCCTCGTCAACGGCCTGATCCTGCTGTGCGACCCCGTCCTCATCCACCTCTACGGCGTCCGGGGCGCCGCCGCCTCCACCGTGCTGTGCCGCGCTGTGGCCCTCGCGGCGGGCCTGCGCGCCCTGCGCCGGGCCGCCCTGCCGCGGACGGCGGCCCGGCCCACGCCCGCCGAACCCGTCCACACCGCCCTGCGCCGCACCTTCACCACCGGCCTGCCCATGTCCGCCGACTTCACCGTGCGCCAGAGCGGCGCCCTGGTGCTGGTGGCGATCGTGGCCCGGCTCGGGGTGACGGCGGTGGCCGCGTACGCCCTCGCCTACAAGGTCATGTACGTCGCCACCATGGCCTTCTACGCGGTACGGCAGGCCGCCGCGATCCACACCGCGCACACCAGGGGCGCGGGAGCGGACGCGTGGCGGGACATCGGCCGGCAGGCGGTGCTGCTCTCCGGCGCCCTCGGCCTCGCCGCCTCCGCCGTCTTCGCCGCGACGGCGCCCTGGATCATGGCCGCCTTCGGCGCTGGCCCCGAAGTCGCCCGCCAGGGCGCGCTGTTCCTGCGCTGCGTCGGCCCGTATCTGGTGCTGATGGCCTGCTTCATCGCCCTCGGCGGGGTCTTCGAGGGCAGCGGCGGAGCACCGGCACTGCTCCGGGTCACCCTGCTCGGCACGGTCGTCCAACTGTCCCTGGCGTACGCCCTCGGCAACCTCGGCCTGCCCGGCATCTGCCTGGCCCTGGCCCTCGCGATGACCGTCCAGTGCGCGGCCGTGGCAGTGCTGCTGCGCCGGACCGGCCGCCACGAGAAAGCAGGGGTGTCCCTTGTCCGTGCCGGGTGA
- a CDS encoding glycosyltransferase family 4 protein, protein MHKTLIVTNDFPPRPGGIQAFLHNMALRLDPGRLVVYASTWKRGREGARATAAFDAEQPFTVVRDRTTMLLPTPRVTRRAVGLLREHGCTSVWFGAAAPLGLMAPALRRAGAERLVATTHGHEAGWAQLPAARQLLRRIGESTDTITYLGEYTRSRIASALTPAAAARMVQLPPGVDEKTFHPGSGGAEVRARLGLTDRPVVVCVSRLVPRKGQDTLIQAMPRILAAEPDTVLLVVGGGPYERDLRRMAAETGLSDSVRFTGSVPWSELPAHYGAGDVFAMPCRTRRGGLDVEGLGIVYLEASATGLPVVAGDSGGAPDAVLDGETGWVVKGGSPEEAADRIVALLADPELRRRMGERGRQWVEERWRWDLLAETLKTLL, encoded by the coding sequence ATGCACAAGACCCTGATCGTCACCAACGACTTCCCGCCCCGGCCGGGCGGTATCCAGGCCTTCCTGCACAACATGGCCCTCCGCCTGGACCCCGGCCGGCTGGTCGTCTACGCCTCCACCTGGAAGCGCGGCAGGGAGGGCGCCCGGGCCACGGCCGCCTTCGACGCCGAGCAGCCCTTCACCGTCGTACGCGACCGTACGACCATGCTGCTGCCGACCCCGCGGGTGACCCGGCGGGCGGTGGGGCTGCTGCGCGAGCACGGGTGCACCTCGGTGTGGTTCGGGGCGGCGGCGCCGCTCGGCCTCATGGCCCCGGCGCTGCGCAGGGCGGGCGCCGAGCGACTGGTGGCGACCACCCACGGCCACGAGGCGGGCTGGGCCCAGCTGCCCGCCGCCCGGCAACTGCTGCGCCGGATCGGCGAGTCCACGGACACGATCACCTATCTGGGTGAGTACACGCGGTCGAGGATCGCCTCGGCACTGACCCCGGCGGCGGCCGCCCGCATGGTCCAACTGCCGCCCGGCGTCGACGAGAAGACCTTCCACCCCGGCTCCGGCGGCGCCGAGGTCCGCGCCCGCCTCGGCCTCACCGACCGCCCGGTCGTGGTCTGCGTCTCCCGGCTGGTCCCGCGCAAGGGCCAGGACACCCTCATCCAGGCCATGCCCCGCATCCTCGCCGCGGAGCCCGACACCGTCCTGCTCGTCGTCGGCGGCGGTCCCTACGAGCGGGACCTGCGCCGCATGGCCGCCGAGACCGGCCTCTCCGACTCCGTCCGCTTCACCGGTTCCGTCCCCTGGTCCGAGCTGCCCGCCCACTACGGCGCCGGCGACGTCTTCGCCATGCCCTGCCGCACCCGTCGGGGCGGCCTGGACGTGGAGGGCCTGGGCATCGTCTACCTGGAGGCCTCGGCGACGGGCCTGCCGGTGGTGGCGGGCGACTCGGGCGGCGCACCGGACGCAGTCCTGGACGGGGAGACGGGCTGGGTGGTCAAGGGCGGCTCCCCCGAGGAGGCGGCCGACCGGATTGTGGCCCTGCTGGCCGACCCCGAGCTGCGCCGGAGGATGGGCGAGCGAGGCCGCCAGTGGGTCGAGGAGAGGTGGCGCTGGGACCTGCTCGCGGAGACGTTGAAAACACTGCTGTAG
- a CDS encoding PadR family transcriptional regulator, with product MLELSILGFLAEGPLHGYELKERIKALSGHVRPVSDGALYPAINRLVAAGLLDQHTEEGASAAPRRVLSLTEKGRQELLARLRAPKQAEITDHVRFNTLLAFLRHLDDPAEQAAVLRRRLEFLEAPASFFYRQGEPVRAEEAGDLFREGMLRVARATGKAERAWLSEAIETLDAAG from the coding sequence GTGCTGGAGTTGTCGATCCTGGGCTTCCTCGCCGAGGGACCGCTGCACGGTTACGAGCTGAAGGAACGCATCAAGGCGCTGAGCGGCCATGTCCGCCCGGTCAGCGACGGCGCGCTCTATCCGGCCATCAACCGGCTCGTCGCCGCCGGACTGCTCGACCAGCACACCGAGGAAGGTGCGAGTGCCGCCCCGCGCCGGGTGCTGTCGCTGACGGAAAAGGGCCGTCAGGAGCTGCTGGCACGGCTGCGCGCCCCCAAGCAGGCGGAGATCACCGACCACGTCCGCTTCAACACGCTGCTGGCCTTCCTGCGCCATCTGGACGACCCCGCCGAGCAGGCCGCTGTGCTGCGCCGCCGGCTGGAGTTCTTGGAGGCTCCGGCGAGCTTCTTCTACCGGCAGGGCGAGCCGGTGCGCGCGGAGGAGGCGGGGGACCTGTTCCGCGAGGGCATGCTGCGGGTCGCCCGGGCCACCGGGAAGGCGGAGCGGGCCTGGCTGAGCGAGGCCATCGAGACGCTCGACGCGGCCGGTTGA